The following DNA comes from Cellulophaga sp. HaHa_2_95.
GAGCCACTAAAATATCTTCCATAGCCTTTAAGCCACCAGCATACGACCACTCTGTATACATTTGAGTTTTTATATCTAAATCTATATACCCTAAAGTTCTTAACTGTTCTTCGCTAATACCCTGTAATAAGCCCTGCTTACGTGTTCTTCCCACAGGGTTACCAGCATTACCACTTAATAAAGCTATGTTCATTTTTTTCTTACCAAATTCTTTGGCTAGCCATGCTCCTGCTAACTCTCCGTTTGCTAAATTGTTTGATTGAATAGTAGTTACATAGTCTGCAGCAGGATCAATAGAGCTATCAATAATAAAAACAGGTATTCCGGCGGCTTTTGCTAATTTAGTAACCCCAACTAGTGCGTCAGGATCTTTAGGATTTAACAACAATACATCTACTCCTTTAGTAATCAAATCTTCAACAGCTGCAACTTGTTTATTAATATCATCTTGACCATCCGCCGACAAAAACACCATTCCATTTTTTTCTGTTGTTTCTTTAATACTTTGCAACAAGGCCTGATAATAAGGACCATTTAAGGTTGGCGTACAATAACCAATAATTTTGCCCGAAAGGTCAATTGAACTTTCAATAAGCTCATCATCATTAGTTGCGCTCTCTCTTTTTCCGTTTGAATTCTTTATAGGCTCTGCACATCCAATAACACTGACTAGGATCATTGAGGCTAAAAAATACCGAAACAAAGGCTTCGTAATTTGACTCGATTTTAGTTTCATTTGATTTTTATTTTTGTTGAGTTTTAATTTTATACTTAAAATAAGGTGATATCTAATTGAAGTACTGTTTTTTCTTTTTCAGGATTCCACATTGCCGTAACTTCTACAGGCATTTTATAGGTTCCGAAATTAATATCCTTTCCTAAAGTCGCCCCTACATTAATAACATTACCCGTCCCTTCGGTGTAAAAAGTTTTATCTGTAATAAATGACCAAGCACCACCAGCAAATAGAGACAAACTATAATCATCCTTTTCCCATACTTTACTTTTAACTTCAAAATAATGGGTCCAAGAATTTTTCAAAGAAGCATCTTCCTGCACCTCATAATCACCTGAGCCACCACCTAAGATCGTTGCAAAGTACAATAAGGTATTATCAGAAATATTATAGCCGAAGTTTAAATCTACAAAATTATATCCTTGTGTTTTATCATAACTCCAATACTCCAACTTATCCCCTCTTTCTTCTACACCCGTATAATTATTATGAGAAACCGCCTCAATAAAGAATTTATCCGAAAAACGATAAGAGGTATAGATTGAAAATTCTTGGTAATTAGCCCCTACATAATCTCCGGTCTCTTTATTAACAACATCTACATTTGTTAAACTAGCCCCACCCCAAACACCCAAGGTGAATTTTTGATCTCTAGTCTTATATTCCAAGCTCGTTGCAAAAACAGCTCCTGGATGAACCACAAAACCATGCCATGTATGCATGTTTTTAATATGAGCATTTGCATTAAAAGCCTTATAAGTATCCACTTCCAATTTATCTTCTTGGGCAAAAGAGCTATTTACCCCTAGAAATAGTAAAATACTAAACAAAGCTATCGATAACACTGTCAATCCATTAACCTTCACAGAAGAATATTTTGACACCAATGCCTCTTGCCCTCGTGTTTTTCTTATGCTTATCATTATTCAGGGTATTATTTAGATTAAATAATCTATTAAACGTACTATTAACGTTTTTTCAAATGTAAAATAAAAATTGACATAACAATAAATTTTAACACATTAAAATATCTATATCATAATAATAGCCCTATTTAATTCGATGATTGACACCTAAAAAGCACAAATCAAATAATCATTAACGTAAATAAAACGTTTTTAAACACCGACCCACACTCAGCTATTCTATTCAAAAAAATACCCTAAGGTTTTAATCAATTTTTTAAATTTTGAACAGCCTCACTAAAAAAGTCCTGAAAATATAATTGAAAGTATTTTTGATGCCCTTATCTTTGTAGCTTATAATTATGTATCAGTATGATTAAGATTACATTACCAGACGGTAGTATTAGAGAGTGCGAAAAAGGAAGCACACCAATGGATGTTGCTAAAAGTATTAGTGAAGGTTTTGCGAGAAATGTTATTTCTGCAAAATTCAATGACACCGTACTTGAAGTTACCACCCCGCTTTTAGAGGATGGCTCCCTAATATTATATACTTGGAATGATGCAGCAGGAAAAAAAGCCTTTTGGCATTCTTCTTCTCACGTAGTTGCACAAGCTATTGAAGAGTTATACCCCGGTGTTAAATTAACAATAGGGCCTGCTATTGATAACGGATTTTATTACGATGTAGATTTAGGAGAAAATAAATCTATCTCTGATAAAGATTTTCCTGCAATAGAGAAAAAGGCAATAGAGATTGCGAGAGGCAAACATAATTTTGAGATGCATGCCGTATCTAAAGCCGATGCGTTAAAAAAATACAAGGAACAAGGCAACGAATACAAAGTTGAACTTATCGAAAATCTGGAAGATGGTACTATCACTTTTTGTGATCATGATACTTTTACAGATTTATGTAGAGGGGGTCATATCCCAAATACAGGAATAATAAAAGCTATTAAAATTTTAAGTGTCGCAGGAGCTTATTGGAGAGGTGATGAAAACAACCCACAACTTACTAGAGTTTATGGTATTTCATTCCCAAAACAAAAAGAGCTTACAGAATATTTAGAATTATTAGAGCAAGCGAAACAAAGAGACCATAGAAAATTAGGAAGAGAATTAGAGCTATTTACCTTCTCTGCGAAAGTAGGACAAGGCCTACCATTGTGGCTACCTAAGGGAGCTGCTTTGCGCGAAAGATTAGAGAACTTCCTAAAAAAGGCCCAGAAAAAAGCTGGTTATGAAATGGTAGTCACACCTCATATCGGCCAAAAAGAATTATACGTTACCTCTGGTCATTATGCCAAATATGGAGAAGATAGCTTTCAACCTATCAAAACTCCTAAAATGGACGAAGAGTTCTTGTTAAAACCAATGAATTGCCCACACCATTGCGAGGTTTACAACTTTAAACCTCATTCTTACAAAGATCTACCGAAGCGTTTTGCTGAATTTGGTACTGTATACAGGTATGAACAGAGTGGCGAGCTTCATGGCTTAACACGTGTTAGAGGTTTCACTCAAGATGATGCTCACATTTTCTGTACTCCAGATCAATTGGATCAAGAATTTAAAAATGTTATCGATTTATCATTATATGTTCTAGGCTCTTTAGGCTTTGATAATTTTACAGCACAGGTATCTGTACGTGATTTGACCAAACCAGAAAAATATATTGGTTCTGTTGAAAATTGGGAAAAAGCGGAAAATGCAATTATAAATGCTGCAAAAGAAAAAGGTCTCAATTTTGTAATTGAAAGTGGTGAAGCTGCCTTCTATGGCCCAAAATTAGACTTTATGGTAAAAGATGCCCTTGGTAGACAATGGCAATTGGGGACTATTCAAGTAGATTACAATCTTCCTGAACGTTTTGATCTCACCTATAAAGGTAGTGACAATGAGCTTCATAGACCCGTAATGATTCACCGTGCTCCTTTTGGTAGTATGGAACGTTTTATCGCCCTATTACTAGAGCATACAGGAGGTAATTTCCCACTTTGGTTAATCCCAGAACAAGCTATAATTTTACCGGTAAGCGAGAAACATGAAAAATATGCGGAAAAAGTTTTAAATTCGCTAGAAAAACACGAAATTCGCGCACTTGTTGACAAGCGTAATGAGACTGTTGGCAAGAAAATACGAGAAGCAGAGATGAATAAGTTACCATTTATGCTTATCGTAGGAGAAGATGAAGAAGCTAAAGAAACCATCTCTGTACGTAGACATGGAGGCGAAGATTTAGGATCAATTACAATTTCTGACTTTAATGAGTTGGTAACTAAAGAAATAAATAGTACCTTAAAGTCGTTTTAAAAAAATAAGTTTAATTAAAAAGATTTAGTCATAGCAATAAGAAAAAGATTTAAACCCCAACCACGGAGGGAAAACAAAAACCCTCACAAAATCAACGCACAAATACTTTCTCCTAACGTAAGGTTGGTAGGTGATAATGTAGAAGTTGGTGTTTACCCTATTAGGGAAGCACTTAACAAATCTGAGGAACTAGAATTAGATTTGGTAGAGATATCTCCAAATGCTGATCCGCCTGTTTGTAAGATAACAGATTATAAAAAATTCTTATACGAGCAAAAAAAGCGCGAAAAAGTCATGAAGGCTAAAGCGACTAAAGTTGTTGTAAAAGAAATTCGTTTTGGACCACAAACTGATGATCATGATTATGAGTTCAAAAAGAAGCATGCAGAGAAATTTTTAAAAGACGGAGCTAAATTAAAAGCATACGTATTTTTTAAAGGACGTTCAATTGTTTACAAAGATCAAGGTGAAATACTTTTACTGAAACTAGCTTCTGAATTAGAAGATTTAGGTAAAGTAGAACAAATGCCAAGATTAGAAGGAAAAAGAATGACGATGTTCATTGCTCCTAAAACAAACAAGAAGTAACACATACGGCTGTTCTAAAATTGTTTAGAACTTACGAGATAAGATAAAGAAATTGCCAGCTGAAAAGCCGGCATTTTCCATAATAATAAGCGAGATAAATTAATAAACTAGGAACAAGATGCCTAAACAGAAAACAAAATCCAGTGCTAAAAAGCGTTTTAAGCTTACAGGTTCTGGTAAAATCAAAAGAAAGCACGCTTTTAAGAGTCACATTTTGACAAAAAAATCTAAAAAGCGTAAGCTAGCGTTAACACATTCAGGGTTAGTTCACCAGGCTGATGTTAACAGTATTAAAGAGCAATTACGTTTAAAGTAATCACCTCTTTACCGGTAAATTAATTATAAACCATGGAGTTAGGCTTTAAAAGTGTCGATCATCGACCGCCTACTACAAAAAACAATTTAAAAGTATGCCAAGATCAGTAAATTCAGTTGCTTCTAGAGCCAGAAGAAAAAAGGTAATGAAGCAAGCCAAAGGTTACTTTGGAAGACGTAAAAACGTTTGGACAGTAGCTAAAAATGCGGTTGAAAAAGCAATGTTATATGCTTATAGAGACCGTAGAAACAAGAAAAGAAATTTCCGTTCATTATGGATCACTCGTATTAATGCAGGTGCTCGTTTACACGGAATGTCTTATTCTCAGTTTATGGGGAAAGTAAAAGCTAACAACATCGAATTAAACCGTAAGGTTTTAGCCGATTTAGCAATGAATCACCCAGAAGCTTTTAAAGCTGTCGTTCAAAAAATAAAGTAACATTAACAATATATCTCGCTTATAAAAAATCCGATTCTAACGAATCGGATTTTTTTTTACCCTATCGTATACCTATCCCCTATTTAAATACGTTACCTATTTTCAGTAGAATTATAAAAATGAATGAAAACAATTTAGTTGAAAAGCCTATAATTGAAAATACGTTAAAAGAAGATAACAGCACATTAGCTCTTCTACATTACAGTCAATTATTAAATTTATTTGGTTTTTTTGGTATCGTCGTGCCCGTAATCTTATGGGCAACAAAAAAACAAGAAATTCAGGGAATGGACGAACATGGCAAGCATGTTATCAATTATCAATTAAGTATGCTTTTATATGGTGCTATTTTCGCTATCTCATTTTTTGTTTCTATCATACTAACCTTTCTACTAATAGGGTTTGTATTCCTAATTATACTCTGTATTATAGGAATCCCTCTAGCCTTGCTATTAATTATCTATCCTATTATTGGTGGCATTGCTGCTTCAAAAGGAGAATTTTACAAGTACCCATTAACCATTAAATTTATTAATTAGTTTCCAAAAGCAGTAATAACAATAGTTCTTCCAGAAGCGCTATCACGATGTTCACATAAATATATCCCTTGCCAGATTCCTAAATTTAACTGACCATTGGTAATGGGGATTTGAACAGATGCCCCCATTAAAGAAGATTTGATATGTGCAGGCATGTCATCAGAACCTTCATAATCATGTTTATAATACGGTTGATTTTCGGGCACCATAACATTCATGTGACTTTCAAAATCTAAGCGTACGGTTGGATCTGCATTTTCATTAATTGTTAAACTGGCCGAGGTATGTTTTATAAATACCTGAAGCATGCCCACTTTAATATTTTTCAGTTCTGGAAGTTCTCGCAAGACTTGTTCTGTTATTAGATGAAAGCCCCTAGAAAAACTTTTTAACCTGAATTCCGATTGATAAAACTTCATAGCCTTTAACATTTATATACTAATATTAATACAAACTTATCCATTTAAACACAAATGTTCGTTGCTTATAGAATAACTTTGCAGCTTTTAAATTTTGGAACTATGGATCTATCAAAAATAAAAATGGTTGTTACAGATATGGACGGGACTCTATTAAACTCCGATCATCAGGTGAGCGCCAAATTCTTTTCATTATTTGAATCATTAAAGAAGAAGGATATAAAATTTGTTGCCGCAAGCGGAAGACAATACCATAGCATCGTTGACAAATTAGCAGCTATTAAAGATGATATTATAGTCATTGCCGAAAATGGTGGTGTTGCCAAGCAATATGGAAAAGAACTGCTAGTCACTCCCCTTCCCAATGCTACAAAAAATGAAGTTATTACTATTTTAGATGGCGTAAAAAATGTACATCCTGTACTTTGTGGGAAAGACAACGCATACATAACGAACAAATCTACATTGTTCGAGCAGAAATTAAAAGAATACTACACCAACTATAAGGTCTTGGATAATTTAAATGACTTTGATGGCGAAATAGTTAAGATTGCTATTTATCACTTTGAAAACTCTGAAAAATACATCTATCCAAAAGTATTTCACCTAGAAAATGAATTACAGGTAAAAATATCAGGAGCTAATTGGGTAGATATCTCCAGTAAAAATGCTAACAAAGGGTATGCATTGGAAAAAGTGATGAAGGAAAATAACATCTTACCTCATGAGTTACTGGTCTTTGGTGATTACAATAATGATTTAGAAATGCTAGCCTTAGCAGACTACAGTTTTGCAATGAAGAACGCTCACCCTAAGGTTTTAAAACTAGCCAATTACCACACCGAAAGTAATGATAACTTTGGAGTAGAAAGGATTATAGAACAACTAATAAACTCAAAATAAGATATTTACATATTTAAAATACAATTAAAAGTTAAAATAGTTTTTTATTTCAAAGCATCTGCTTAGTTTTGTAGTGTAGTTTAGAAGTAATGGCTCGTAAAAAACAATATAACGAAGAAGAAGTAATCAATAAAGCAATGCGGCTTTTTTGGAAGAATGGTTACGAAGCTACTTCCGTGCGTATGTTAGAGAAAGAAATGGGCATCAACCAATTCTCTATCTATGCAAGTTTTAAAAATAAACAAGGTGTTTTTTTAGAAAGCATTAAAAATTATAAGAAAGAAATTAATGGAATTAAGGAAATACTGAGACAATCTAATAACGGTGTCACAGGCATTAAGCAATATTTTTATAATTTTTTAGAATTTTCAAAAGAAGGAACACTAAGAAAAGGTTGTCTGGTAACCAATTCTGTCAACGAAATTAAAAACGATGCAGATCCCGAGGTTATGGTAGAACTTAAAAAGTTTGCAAATGAAATTAGAACTTTGTTTGTAAGTAATCTAAAACAAGACGACCAAAGAAAGGAAATAGAATGTAAAGCAGATTTTTTAATGAATAGTCTTTTGGGTTTATCCATAGCATCAAAAGTATTTGATAAAGATCAGCTGGAAAATATAATAGAAGTTACGTTTAAAAACCTCTAACTTTTTTTTATCAAATAACTAAGCGAATGCTTAGTTATAATTTAAAAATTGAATTCGTAATACATAAAATTTAAAACTATGACAACTTTAAAAGTTCACAACATTGAATCTGCACCAGAAGCTGCAAAACCATTATTAGAAGGTTCTAAAAAAGCATATGGAATGATTCCTGGCTTACACGGCGTTTTAGCTGGAGCTCCTGGATTACTGAAAGCTTATCAAGATTTACATCAATTATTTACAGAAACATCATTTAATAATGAAGAACTTACTGTAGTTTGGCAAACTATCAATGTAGAACACGCTTGCCATTATTGTGTACCTGCACATACCGGCATTGCAAAAATGATGAAAGTTGATGATGCTATTACCGAAGCATTACGTACCGAAACTCCTTTAACAGATGCTAAATTAGAAGCACTACGTACTATGACCTTGGCCATTACTCGTAACCGTGGGAATGTTTCTCAAGAAGATTTAAATGCTTTTTATGCGGCTGGTTATGGTGAGCAGCAAGTACTAGAAATTATTTTGGGCCTTTCTCAAAAAGTAATAAGCAATTATACAAATCATATTGCAAATACTCCAGTAGATGATGCTTTCAAGAGTTTTGCTTGGTCTAAAAAATAATAAGCATAATGCCACATGTAGATAAATGATGCAGAAGAGTGGCATATTTAAACCTTCCGTTTTAAAATCGGGAGGTTTAATTTTTTACATACTATTCTGGTTATGGTTCTGTTTACCGCAACACATCCATTCAAGAAGATTTGACTATTAGGATTCATGTGTATATAGTATGCTAGAACTACATATCATCTGATGGACACCCCTAATGTTCATAACTTTAA
Coding sequences within:
- a CDS encoding substrate-binding domain-containing protein; the protein is MKLKSSQITKPLFRYFLASMILVSVIGCAEPIKNSNGKRESATNDDELIESSIDLSGKIIGYCTPTLNGPYYQALLQSIKETTEKNGMVFLSADGQDDINKQVAAVEDLITKGVDVLLLNPKDPDALVGVTKLAKAAGIPVFIIDSSIDPAADYVTTIQSNNLANGELAGAWLAKEFGKKKMNIALLSGNAGNPVGRTRKQGLLQGISEEQLRTLGYIDLDIKTQMYTEWSYAGGLKAMEDILVAHPDVNVVITESDVCVLGAIKAIAQAGKTDEILIVAGADGQKEAIKYIMDTDFYGCTAMNSPVQIGKNAVKYAIQYMNGKKDFPKTSFTAPLLITKENAAQYYNPNALF
- the thrS gene encoding threonine--tRNA ligase yields the protein MIKITLPDGSIRECEKGSTPMDVAKSISEGFARNVISAKFNDTVLEVTTPLLEDGSLILYTWNDAAGKKAFWHSSSHVVAQAIEELYPGVKLTIGPAIDNGFYYDVDLGENKSISDKDFPAIEKKAIEIARGKHNFEMHAVSKADALKKYKEQGNEYKVELIENLEDGTITFCDHDTFTDLCRGGHIPNTGIIKAIKILSVAGAYWRGDENNPQLTRVYGISFPKQKELTEYLELLEQAKQRDHRKLGRELELFTFSAKVGQGLPLWLPKGAALRERLENFLKKAQKKAGYEMVVTPHIGQKELYVTSGHYAKYGEDSFQPIKTPKMDEEFLLKPMNCPHHCEVYNFKPHSYKDLPKRFAEFGTVYRYEQSGELHGLTRVRGFTQDDAHIFCTPDQLDQEFKNVIDLSLYVLGSLGFDNFTAQVSVRDLTKPEKYIGSVENWEKAENAIINAAKEKGLNFVIESGEAAFYGPKLDFMVKDALGRQWQLGTIQVDYNLPERFDLTYKGSDNELHRPVMIHRAPFGSMERFIALLLEHTGGNFPLWLIPEQAIILPVSEKHEKYAEKVLNSLEKHEIRALVDKRNETVGKKIREAEMNKLPFMLIVGEDEEAKETISVRRHGGEDLGSITISDFNELVTKEINSTLKSF
- the infC gene encoding translation initiation factor IF-3; translation: MAIRKRFKPQPRRENKNPHKINAQILSPNVRLVGDNVEVGVYPIREALNKSEELELDLVEISPNADPPVCKITDYKKFLYEQKKREKVMKAKATKVVVKEIRFGPQTDDHDYEFKKKHAEKFLKDGAKLKAYVFFKGRSIVYKDQGEILLLKLASELEDLGKVEQMPRLEGKRMTMFIAPKTNKK
- the rpmI gene encoding 50S ribosomal protein L35 — protein: MPKQKTKSSAKKRFKLTGSGKIKRKHAFKSHILTKKSKKRKLALTHSGLVHQADVNSIKEQLRLK
- the rplT gene encoding 50S ribosomal protein L20, which codes for MPRSVNSVASRARRKKVMKQAKGYFGRRKNVWTVAKNAVEKAMLYAYRDRRNKKRNFRSLWITRINAGARLHGMSYSQFMGKVKANNIELNRKVLADLAMNHPEAFKAVVQKIK
- a CDS encoding DUF4870 domain-containing protein, with the protein product MNENNLVEKPIIENTLKEDNSTLALLHYSQLLNLFGFFGIVVPVILWATKKQEIQGMDEHGKHVINYQLSMLLYGAIFAISFFVSIILTFLLIGFVFLIILCIIGIPLALLLIIYPIIGGIAASKGEFYKYPLTIKFIN
- a CDS encoding secondary thiamine-phosphate synthase enzyme YjbQ — its product is MKFYQSEFRLKSFSRGFHLITEQVLRELPELKNIKVGMLQVFIKHTSASLTINENADPTVRLDFESHMNVMVPENQPYYKHDYEGSDDMPAHIKSSLMGASVQIPITNGQLNLGIWQGIYLCEHRDSASGRTIVITAFGN
- a CDS encoding HAD family hydrolase, yielding MDLSKIKMVVTDMDGTLLNSDHQVSAKFFSLFESLKKKDIKFVAASGRQYHSIVDKLAAIKDDIIVIAENGGVAKQYGKELLVTPLPNATKNEVITILDGVKNVHPVLCGKDNAYITNKSTLFEQKLKEYYTNYKVLDNLNDFDGEIVKIAIYHFENSEKYIYPKVFHLENELQVKISGANWVDISSKNANKGYALEKVMKENNILPHELLVFGDYNNDLEMLALADYSFAMKNAHPKVLKLANYHTESNDNFGVERIIEQLINSK
- a CDS encoding TetR/AcrR family transcriptional regulator encodes the protein MARKKQYNEEEVINKAMRLFWKNGYEATSVRMLEKEMGINQFSIYASFKNKQGVFLESIKNYKKEINGIKEILRQSNNGVTGIKQYFYNFLEFSKEGTLRKGCLVTNSVNEIKNDADPEVMVELKKFANEIRTLFVSNLKQDDQRKEIECKADFLMNSLLGLSIASKVFDKDQLENIIEVTFKNL
- a CDS encoding carboxymuconolactone decarboxylase family protein; amino-acid sequence: MTTLKVHNIESAPEAAKPLLEGSKKAYGMIPGLHGVLAGAPGLLKAYQDLHQLFTETSFNNEELTVVWQTINVEHACHYCVPAHTGIAKMMKVDDAITEALRTETPLTDAKLEALRTMTLAITRNRGNVSQEDLNAFYAAGYGEQQVLEIILGLSQKVISNYTNHIANTPVDDAFKSFAWSKK